GTTCATATTCTGTCTGGAGGCGTTCCATGACGTCTGACACTTTAAGGATCTCTTTGATTTTCGCTACACCCGCTCCACTGAAAATCAGTCCCCGTTCCATATCGCCATCCTTCGCTTTTAAGAGGGCATCGTAAATGCAATACTGGTGGGAGCATTTTTTCAAACAACTCACGCAGCGGTCAATCTTCACCTTGCCGCCATCGGCAATCTGTGACGTGAACGGGTTCTCGATGGCCCTGCCGGGGAGACCCACGACCGACATCATCATTGACGTCTCTTCGGCTTTGACATATTGCTCTTTAAAGGCATCTGCCGCGTCACACTCTTCTGTCGCCACAAACCGCGTCCCCATCTGCACACCGCTCGCACCGAGGCTGATCATCTCACGGATGTCTTCACCGCTCATCACACCGCCTGCGGCAATGACCGGAATCGTCACGGCCTCCGCCACTTCCGGGAGGATGTCTTTGACAGAGCGGTCTGTCCCGAGATGTCCCCCGGCTTCATGACCTTCAACGACGACCGCTGCCGCTCCGAGCCGCTGGGACATTTTCGCGAGCTTCGCCGAAGACACAATGGAAAGTACAGGCGTGTCATGTGCCTTGCCCCACTGATACATGTCCCGGGAGATCCCCGCTCCTGAGATGATGAAGTCGACCCCTTCATCGAGTGCCGCTTTCATTGTATCGGCAAAGTCAGTCATGGCATAGAGGCAGTTGACACCGATATAACCATTCCCCTCAGACTTCTTCCTTGCCAGGCGGATTTCCTCACGAAGTTGCTCGGGTGAGATCCCCGTTCCGGAAATAATGCCGATTCCCCCGGCATTACTCACCGCAGATGCGAGATTGTTCAATGAGATCCCGACACCCATTCCCCCTTGAATCACCGGCAATTCCGGTTCCATGTGTGCAATTTTCAATGTTGGCATAGCCATACTGATCACTCCCTGTTTTTTATGTGTCTCTTGATTGCCTGTATCGTAACAATTAAGACCAGCTGTTACTACTTACATTTGTCATCTGGTACCGCTTTTTATTGTGTCAATATTGTGACAACGAAAAGGCTGATTGCATTTCATTCAGCTGTTTTCGCTTTTCGACAGCAAGCTGCGAACTTTCACTGCTTTTTCACGAGCATATGTCGTATACTTACACTATACAGACAGAGACAAAAGGGGAGAGATGCATGCGCCGAACGTTATTCACCATCCTTGGCCTACTGATTATGACGACAGCGTGTCAAACTGAAGAGGAGGAGACGTCACTGACCCCCGAAGAGATAAACTTCGAACTCGAAGAAGACGCAGGATTTCGCATCGATACAGTGTCAATGCCATCTGGCGATGTGCTCCAGGGTGATGACACATCAGCCGAGATCACCGGCCAATGGCTCGATGAACCGCAAACGGTCTGGATCGGCGAAAGCTTACGGGATCCTCTCGGTAACTGGATTGATTTCCCTGCGTATGAGCAGCGTCCCGAGGACGGTGAAGACAACGCCTTCACCATTCAGACCCCTCCTGCATTCGACGAATCTCCAGCGGTGAGCGGTCCATACACCCATGTGCTGTCCATTTGGGATCAGGATCCGTCTCAGGACGGTGCCGTCCGGCTGATGAGAGCCGAAACGAACGAAGCTCTCACGTACTTTAACCAGCGCGAGCGTTTCAGCGACTGGCCGGACACAGCAGGCTGGTACGCCGCGGATCACGCCATTGGCCAGACGTCCTTTGAACCGGGACAGGTCAGCTTTGATGACGGACAAAACCGTCTATTGATTCATAAAGACAGCGGGATTGGCGGTGAAATCCGCACGGAAGAGCGGTTCAGCTACGGCTCCTATCAGATTGCCATGCGCGTGCCGGATCACCCCGGGACACTGACCGGCTTTTTCTTCTATGAGACGCCGGACTTTCACCACGAAATTGACATCGAGGTGATGAACAATCCGTCAGGAGAAGTCTGGTTCACCACCTATCAGGGCGGACAGGAACGGCACGCCTCGAAAGAGACGTATGATTTCGACCCGACGGACGGCGTTCATATCTACCGCATCGACTATTTCCCGGACTATGTGGCATTCTTTATTAATGGCGAAGAACATGCGCGCTTTGAAGACGGCTACAGCCATGAACCGATGCAGCTGATGGTGAACTACTGGGAGCCGACCTGGCTTAGAGGTGCACGTGACATGGATCAGGGAACACTGTATATTGAATCCATTATGTATTAAGATCAACGTGCTGGATTGATCAGTGTTCGTAATACAAAATAAAGAAATGGCCACACCTCTTTGTATCAAAGAGGTGTGGCCGTTTCGTTGTTCGTCCGTCTTTAGCGGGAGCTGCTTACCATGGCAGTCCATGATCCTTCAGGGACTGTTCCCACATGGCAACGAGCTTCTCCCTTACACCCGGATCCATCGCTTCTTCTCCGGAGGAAAGATTGGTTCTCAGCTGATCGAGGGTTTTCGCACCCGGGATCACCGTTGTCACTTCTTTTCTTGCCAGAATGAACTGCATGGCGTGTTCAATCAGAGACCGGTCATCAGGGACGATCTGCTTCACTTCCCTCAGCATCTCAGCCCGGCGCTCTCGAATCTCCGGCGTCCATCGGCTGCGGATGTCTTCAAATGTGCTTTCAGGCGAGTATTTCCCTGACAGCCAGCCGGAATCAAGCGGTACCTTGATCACGAGGTCGATGCCTTTGTCCTCCGCCTCTTTAAAGGCATTGGCAGGGCCCTGGTGAAAGATGTTGTACATCACTTCCATCACTTCGCTGTCCGTGTTGTTCATAACGTTCTTCATTTCGTCCTCGGTATCCACGGACACCCCGTACCGTTTGATGATGCCTTCCTGTTTCATGGCCTCAAGTTCCAGAAAATGCGGATCATCCTGTCTGACGATCTCCTTTGGCGGATTGTGAAGAAGCAGCGCATCGAGATAATCTGTCTGAAGCCGCTCCAGGCTCTTTTTGGCGGATTCACGGATACGTTTCGCATCAAAATCGATCTCCCCGTCATCATGATGACCGAACTTACTCATGATCACGACGCGGTCCCTTTTTCCCTTCAATGCCTTGCCGAGAATACGTTCACTGTTTCCAAGGGCATAGTTCGGAGCGGTGTCAAAGAACGTACAGCCCCTGTTCAGGGCTTCTTCCACGATCGCAATGCCCTCTTCTTCTGACATGACCTCGCTGCCCCAGCGGTTTCCCAGCTGCCAGGCACCGAGTCCAATCTCCGATACAGGTTGTGGCTCACGGCCAAATGATCTGGTTTTCATAATGAACGCCTCCTTATAAATAATTCGCGAAAACGGTTTCGGCGCAATTATATCATATATCGTATCCACGTTTCATCCGTTGCCCGGGAAGAATCTTTACAAGAATCGAACGGCTCCTTTATATGTCCTTTACAATCCGCTGTTACAGTAAAGCTGTAAGATATTATACGTAACTGGAGGCTTGATTATGAAAATCAGAGCGGTATTTCTCGACATGGATGGGACACTGTTAAACCCCGATAACCGGATTTCAGGACGGAACAAGGACGCCGTGCTTCAGCTCGTCAACCAGGGCGTGAAGGTCTTTCTCGCCACAGGCAGACAGTTTGAGATTACGAGACCGTACCACCGGCAACTTGGCCTCACGACACCGATGATCTGCCTGAACGGTGCGGCGGTCTGCGACAGTTTCTCCGCCTTCCCTGTTTATACGAAGAACGTACACATCAAGAGAGAAGCTTTTCACAACATTGCCGAAGAACCGCAGTGCAACGCCATTATTCACACAACAGACGGGACTTTCGTCAAACGCCCTTCGGCAGAAACCCGGCGCTGGGAACAGGAATCCGGCAAAAAGACGAGATACATGACGAACCTGAGGCAGCTGCCGCCTTTACCCGTTTTGAAATACAGCATCCAGTGTGCGCATCCATATGAACAGGCTGCCGCGCGATTTCAGGATCAGGCGTCGGTCATACAGTGGGAGAACGGCTTCGAACTTGTGGCGCCTGATACATCAAAATGGGCAGCTGCGAAGAATCTCATTCGCGCCTACGGCATACGCAAAGATGAAGTACTGGCCATTGGTGACGGTCCGAACGATATCGAACTTCTTCAATATGCCGGCACCGGCGTAGCAATGGGCAATGCTTCTGACAGCGTAAAAGCTGCGGCGGATTTTGTCACGATGGGACATGAGAAAGATGGTGTCGCCGACTATATCGAACGCTTTC
This genomic window from [Bacillus] selenitireducens MLS10 contains:
- a CDS encoding NAD(P)H-dependent flavin oxidoreductase, whose amino-acid sequence is MAMPTLKIAHMEPELPVIQGGMGVGISLNNLASAVSNAGGIGIISGTGISPEQLREEIRLARKKSEGNGYIGVNCLYAMTDFADTMKAALDEGVDFIISGAGISRDMYQWGKAHDTPVLSIVSSAKLAKMSQRLGAAAVVVEGHEAGGHLGTDRSVKDILPEVAEAVTIPVIAAGGVMSGEDIREMISLGASGVQMGTRFVATEECDAADAFKEQYVKAEETSMMMSVVGLPGRAIENPFTSQIADGGKVKIDRCVSCLKKCSHQYCIYDALLKAKDGDMERGLIFSGAGVAKIKEILKVSDVMERLQTEYEQATVMA
- a CDS encoding glycoside hydrolase family 16 protein translates to MRRTLFTILGLLIMTTACQTEEEETSLTPEEINFELEEDAGFRIDTVSMPSGDVLQGDDTSAEITGQWLDEPQTVWIGESLRDPLGNWIDFPAYEQRPEDGEDNAFTIQTPPAFDESPAVSGPYTHVLSIWDQDPSQDGAVRLMRAETNEALTYFNQRERFSDWPDTAGWYAADHAIGQTSFEPGQVSFDDGQNRLLIHKDSGIGGEIRTEERFSYGSYQIAMRVPDHPGTLTGFFFYETPDFHHEIDIEVMNNPSGEVWFTTYQGGQERHASKETYDFDPTDGVHIYRIDYFPDYVAFFINGEEHARFEDGYSHEPMQLMVNYWEPTWLRGARDMDQGTLYIESIMY
- a CDS encoding aldo/keto reductase codes for the protein MKTRSFGREPQPVSEIGLGAWQLGNRWGSEVMSEEEGIAIVEEALNRGCTFFDTAPNYALGNSERILGKALKGKRDRVVIMSKFGHHDDGEIDFDAKRIRESAKKSLERLQTDYLDALLLHNPPKEIVRQDDPHFLELEAMKQEGIIKRYGVSVDTEDEMKNVMNNTDSEVMEVMYNIFHQGPANAFKEAEDKGIDLVIKVPLDSGWLSGKYSPESTFEDIRSRWTPEIRERRAEMLREVKQIVPDDRSLIEHAMQFILARKEVTTVIPGAKTLDQLRTNLSSGEEAMDPGVREKLVAMWEQSLKDHGLPW
- a CDS encoding Cof-type HAD-IIB family hydrolase; translation: MKIRAVFLDMDGTLLNPDNRISGRNKDAVLQLVNQGVKVFLATGRQFEITRPYHRQLGLTTPMICLNGAAVCDSFSAFPVYTKNVHIKREAFHNIAEEPQCNAIIHTTDGTFVKRPSAETRRWEQESGKKTRYMTNLRQLPPLPVLKYSIQCAHPYEQAAARFQDQASVIQWENGFELVAPDTSKWAAAKNLIRAYGIRKDEVLAIGDGPNDIELLQYAGTGVAMGNASDSVKAAADFVTMGHEKDGVADYIERFLIKSSVM